The proteins below are encoded in one region of Diorhabda carinulata isolate Delta chromosome 3, icDioCari1.1, whole genome shotgun sequence:
- the LOC130891601 gene encoding glutamyl aminopeptidase-like isoform X1 — MCYDKKKPRKTNKTVVCLITFSVFLLIICACLLSVLVFVGKYILYNACDNYKKSFVVNRQVLPQKTYWRLPNDTEPVLYDINLLPNLFSGLYKGSVNITVNVNSYRSDIVLHSDGLVISDVVLYTGDLKNFPILNIKEKSEFQVIVITTKRKILPGLYYIFVKFEGRLFGKFKGFYRSHYKSSINGDRQIATSKFEPTYARQAFPCFDEPNLKAKYKVHLLKPKNNSYIALSNYPVASTEDYDEEHELVTFDETVSMSTYLSCFIVSDFDHTKTTFDNNGTMIPLKVYASPDNLYKTTYAAEIGKKVIEHYVNYFDIPYPLPKLDLVAIPDFVSGAMEHWGLVTFRETALLYTNTTHSTANKQRVATVIAHELAHSWFGNLVTMNWWNDLWLNEGFASYIEYKGALAAEPTWGMMEQFIISEMHSVLSLDATLSSHPIVQTVLTPDQITAIFDSISYNKGASILRMLEATVGEKIFQRGVKNYLNRHAYGNAVTKDLIEELQILYGNKLDVAEMLETFTVQMGYPILNVTVSGDIYTLTQKRFLIDPNATYNLNETKYRYKWSVPVTYVTDMGKSTEPILFKYNDDYITIKKPTGATWIKFNYDQIGYYRVNYPLSEWDNIIKNYDSLSKGDKTHLLEETFKIAEAGLLSYKVPLELSKKLKNERDYTPWSAGSNNLLSILNRLGSTKSEQESSFKDYLINIVTPAYKEFTWTENENDSHLNKLTRTVVISLACKAGYKDCLEQAEKKFDTWMKDRQFISPDLKSFVYIYGSTKASVETWNALLQIYQDENDASEKLKIMAGLCNVENVDLLKKLLEVTKNESIVRSQDYFDVLQTMSSNPIGTDLVWDFVRSNWQYLADRFTLNNRYLGSMIPTITSSFSTEEKLKEMEEFFEKYPNAGAGEANRKTALENVKNNIRWAANYKEIIEDWIINNKTI; from the exons ATGTGTTACGATAAGAAAAAACCGCGAAAAACTAACAAAACCGTTGTGTGTTTAATAACGTTCAGTGtctttttgttaataatatgcGCGTGTTTGTTGTCAGTGTTGGTATTTGTcgggaaatatattttatacaatgcgtgtgataattacaaaaaatcttttgttgtaaatcgacagGTACTACCGCAAAAAACTTATTGGCGTTTACCGAACGACACCGAACCCGTTTTATACGATATAAATCTTTTACCTAATTTATTCTCGGGCTTATACAAGGGTTCCGTTAATATAACTGTTAATGTTAACAGTTATAGGAGCGATATCGTTTTGCACAGTGACGGACTGGTCATTTCAGACGTCGTTTTATATACGGGGGatctcaaaaattttccaattttaaacataaaagaaaaatctgaGTTTCAAGTAATAGTTATAACAACCAAACGGAAAATTCTACCAGGACTTTATTACATTTTCGTCAAGTTCGAAGGGCGTTTGTTCGGAAAATTTAAAGGGTTTTACAGGAGTCATTACAAAAGTTCTATAAATGGCGATAG GCAGATAGCAACTAGTAAATTTGAACCAACTTATGCTAGGCAAGCTTTCCCCTGTTTCGACGAACCAAATTTGAAAGCTAAATATAAAGTTCACCTTTTGAAACCAAAGAATAATTCCTATATAGCACTTTCGAATTATCCCGTAGCC AGTACCGAAGATTATGATGAAGAACACGAATTGGTTACTTTCGATGAAACGGTATCGATGTCGACGTACCTTTCTTGTTTCATCGTTTCCGATTTCGATCATACCAAAACGACTTTCGACAATAACGGCACGATGATACCCCTCAAAGTTTATGCTAGTCCggataatttatataaaactacGTACGCCGCGGAAATTGGAAAGAAAGTTATCGAACATTATGTCAACTATTTCGACATCCCTTATCCACTTCCAAAATTAG atTTAGTTGCCATTCCCGATTTTGTATCGGGTGCTATGGAACATTGGGGTCTTGTTACTTTTAGAGAAACGGCTCTCCTCTATACGAATACGACACATTCCACGGCTAATAAACAGAGAGTGGCTACGGTGATAGCTCACGAATTAGCTCACAGTTGGTTTGGGAATCTCG taaCTATGAATTGGTGGAATGATTTATGGTTAAATGAAGGATTCGCTTCctatattgaatataaaggaGCTTTAGCCGCCGAACCGACTTGGGGAATG ATGGAACAATTTATCATCTCTGAAATGCATTCGGTTTTATCTTTGGATGCAACCCTCAGTTCCCATCCGATCGTACAAACGGTATTAACACCCGATCAAATTACGGCAATATTCGACTCAATTTCTTATAATAAA GGAGCTTCGATTTTGAGAATGTTGGAAGCAACCGTAGGAGAAAAAATCTTCCAACGAGGAGTGAAGAACTATTTGAATAGACATGCCTACGGTAATGCCGTTACCAAAGATCTAATAGAggaattacaaattttatacggCAATAAACTCGACGTGGCCGAAATGTTGGAAACTTTTACTGTTCAAATGGGATATCCGATTTTGAATGTTACCGTTTCCGGAGATATATATACGTTAACTCAAAAGAGGTTCTTGATCGATCCTAATGCAACTTATAATTTAAACGAAACGAAATATAG ATACAAATGGTCAGTTCCAGTTACTTATGTGACCGATATGGGTAAATCGACCGAAcccattttattcaaatataacgATGATTACA TTACGATAAAGAAACCGACGGGAGCTACTTGGATCAAATTTAATTACGATCAGATCGGATATTATCGCGTGAATTATCCTCTATCGGAATGGGATAACATAATAAAGAATTACGATTCGCTTAGTAAGGGAGATAAAACGCATCTATTGgaagaaacttttaaaatagcCGAAGCCGGTTTATTAAGTTATAAGGTTCCATTGGAATtgagtaaaaaattgaaaaacgaaCGAGATTATACGCCTTGGAGTGCCGGATCCAATAATTTGCTATCGATTTTAAATCGACTCGGAAGTACAAAATCCGAACAAGAATCGTCATTTAAG gATTATCTGATTAATATTGTAACCCCCGCTTATAAAGAATTCACCTGgactgaaaatgaaaatgatagtCATCTTAACAa attaacTAGAACTGTAGTTATAAGCTTAGCTTGTAAAGCGGGTTATAAAGATTGTTTGGAACAAgccgaaaaaaaatttgatacctGGATGAAAGATAGGCAATTTATATCACCGGATTTGAAGAGTTTCGTCTATATCTATG gatCGACAAAAGCTTCAGTAGAAACATGGAACGCCTTGTTGCAAATTTATCAAGACGAAAATGATGCatcggaaaaattaaaaataatggcTGGTTTATGCAATGTCGAAAACgtagatttattaaaaaa attaCTGGAAGTTACCAAAAACGAAAGCATCGTCAGGAGTCAAGATTATTTTGATGTATTACAAACAATGTCTTCCAATCCAATAGGAACTGATCTTGTATGGGATTTTgtaag GTCAAATTGGCAATATTTAGCTGATAGATTCACGCTGAATAATAGATATTTGGGTAGTATGATCCCTACGATAACATCAAGTTTTTCTACGgaggaaaaattaaaagag ATGGAAGAATTCTTTGAGAAATATCCAAATGCTGGTGCAGGTGAAGCTAATAGGAAAACGGCATTGgaaaacgtgaaaaataatataaggtGGGCGGCTAATTACAAAGAAATCATAGAAGATtggataataaataacaaaactatataa
- the LOC130891601 gene encoding glutamyl aminopeptidase-like isoform X4 — MFHVLKATVSLGITTTIFGVDNTNLRKKVQNLEKEKISGQTNMNKYRLPDSVKPLLYDLYLYPDLKTGLFRGKVNITIDILSETDTISVHSNFLSIDSVKLSSESAIFTLEKTFELLNIKKSDNSIFKSGIENVEIEFNGDMKNRIVGLYTSSYKTSTGENRQIATSKFEPTYARQAFPCFDEPNLKAKYKVHLLKPKNNSYIALSNYPVASTEDYDEEHELVTFDETVSMSTYLSCFIVSDFDHTKTTFDNNGTMIPLKVYASPDNLYKTTYAAEIGKKVIEHYVNYFDIPYPLPKLDLVAIPDFVSGAMEHWGLVTFRETALLYTNTTHSTANKQRVATVIAHELAHSWFGNLVTMNWWNDLWLNEGFASYIEYKGALAAEPTWGMMEQFIISEMHSVLSLDATLSSHPIVQTVLTPDQITAIFDSISYNKGASILRMLEATVGEKIFQRGVKNYLNRHAYGNAVTKDLIEELQILYGNKLDVAEMLETFTVQMGYPILNVTVSGDIYTLTQKRFLIDPNATYNLNETKYRYKWSVPVTYVTDMGKSTEPILFKYNDDYITIKKPTGATWIKFNYDQIGYYRVNYPLSEWDNIIKNYDSLSKGDKTHLLEETFKIAEAGLLSYKVPLELSKKLKNERDYTPWSAGSNNLLSILNRLGSTKSEQESSFKDYLINIVTPAYKEFTWTENENDSHLNKLTRTVVISLACKAGYKDCLEQAEKKFDTWMKDRQFISPDLKSFVYIYGSTKASVETWNALLQIYQDENDASEKLKIMAGLCNVENVDLLKKLLEVTKNESIVRSQDYFDVLQTMSSNPIGTDLVWDFVRSNWQYLADRFTLNNRYLGSMIPTITSSFSTEEKLKEMEEFFEKYPNAGAGEANRKTALENVKNNIRWAANYKEIIEDWIINNKTI; from the exons atgtttcATGTATTGAAAG CTACTGTGTCTTTGGGAATAACAACAACCATATTTGGTGTTGATAATactaatttaagaaaaaaagtacaaaatttagagaaagaaaaaatttctgGGCAGAccaatatgaataaatatagaTTACCTGACAGTGTCAAACCTCTATTGTATGATCTTTATCTTTACCCTGATTTAAAAACGGGACTTTTTAGAG GTAAAGTTAATATAACTATTGATATTTTATCAGAAACAGACACAATAAGTGTCCATAGCAATTTCTTATCCATTGATAGTGTTAAACTGTCATCAGAAAGTGCTATATTTACAttagaaaaaacatttgaattgctaaatattaagaaaagtgataattccatttttaaaaGCGGCatagaaaatgttgaaattgaatttaatggTGACATGAAAAATAGAATCGTCGGTCTGTATACGAGTTCTTACAAAACATCCACCGGTGAAAATAg GCAGATAGCAACTAGTAAATTTGAACCAACTTATGCTAGGCAAGCTTTCCCCTGTTTCGACGAACCAAATTTGAAAGCTAAATATAAAGTTCACCTTTTGAAACCAAAGAATAATTCCTATATAGCACTTTCGAATTATCCCGTAGCC AGTACCGAAGATTATGATGAAGAACACGAATTGGTTACTTTCGATGAAACGGTATCGATGTCGACGTACCTTTCTTGTTTCATCGTTTCCGATTTCGATCATACCAAAACGACTTTCGACAATAACGGCACGATGATACCCCTCAAAGTTTATGCTAGTCCggataatttatataaaactacGTACGCCGCGGAAATTGGAAAGAAAGTTATCGAACATTATGTCAACTATTTCGACATCCCTTATCCACTTCCAAAATTAG atTTAGTTGCCATTCCCGATTTTGTATCGGGTGCTATGGAACATTGGGGTCTTGTTACTTTTAGAGAAACGGCTCTCCTCTATACGAATACGACACATTCCACGGCTAATAAACAGAGAGTGGCTACGGTGATAGCTCACGAATTAGCTCACAGTTGGTTTGGGAATCTCG taaCTATGAATTGGTGGAATGATTTATGGTTAAATGAAGGATTCGCTTCctatattgaatataaaggaGCTTTAGCCGCCGAACCGACTTGGGGAATG ATGGAACAATTTATCATCTCTGAAATGCATTCGGTTTTATCTTTGGATGCAACCCTCAGTTCCCATCCGATCGTACAAACGGTATTAACACCCGATCAAATTACGGCAATATTCGACTCAATTTCTTATAATAAA GGAGCTTCGATTTTGAGAATGTTGGAAGCAACCGTAGGAGAAAAAATCTTCCAACGAGGAGTGAAGAACTATTTGAATAGACATGCCTACGGTAATGCCGTTACCAAAGATCTAATAGAggaattacaaattttatacggCAATAAACTCGACGTGGCCGAAATGTTGGAAACTTTTACTGTTCAAATGGGATATCCGATTTTGAATGTTACCGTTTCCGGAGATATATATACGTTAACTCAAAAGAGGTTCTTGATCGATCCTAATGCAACTTATAATTTAAACGAAACGAAATATAG ATACAAATGGTCAGTTCCAGTTACTTATGTGACCGATATGGGTAAATCGACCGAAcccattttattcaaatataacgATGATTACA TTACGATAAAGAAACCGACGGGAGCTACTTGGATCAAATTTAATTACGATCAGATCGGATATTATCGCGTGAATTATCCTCTATCGGAATGGGATAACATAATAAAGAATTACGATTCGCTTAGTAAGGGAGATAAAACGCATCTATTGgaagaaacttttaaaatagcCGAAGCCGGTTTATTAAGTTATAAGGTTCCATTGGAATtgagtaaaaaattgaaaaacgaaCGAGATTATACGCCTTGGAGTGCCGGATCCAATAATTTGCTATCGATTTTAAATCGACTCGGAAGTACAAAATCCGAACAAGAATCGTCATTTAAG gATTATCTGATTAATATTGTAACCCCCGCTTATAAAGAATTCACCTGgactgaaaatgaaaatgatagtCATCTTAACAa attaacTAGAACTGTAGTTATAAGCTTAGCTTGTAAAGCGGGTTATAAAGATTGTTTGGAACAAgccgaaaaaaaatttgatacctGGATGAAAGATAGGCAATTTATATCACCGGATTTGAAGAGTTTCGTCTATATCTATG gatCGACAAAAGCTTCAGTAGAAACATGGAACGCCTTGTTGCAAATTTATCAAGACGAAAATGATGCatcggaaaaattaaaaataatggcTGGTTTATGCAATGTCGAAAACgtagatttattaaaaaa attaCTGGAAGTTACCAAAAACGAAAGCATCGTCAGGAGTCAAGATTATTTTGATGTATTACAAACAATGTCTTCCAATCCAATAGGAACTGATCTTGTATGGGATTTTgtaag GTCAAATTGGCAATATTTAGCTGATAGATTCACGCTGAATAATAGATATTTGGGTAGTATGATCCCTACGATAACATCAAGTTTTTCTACGgaggaaaaattaaaagag ATGGAAGAATTCTTTGAGAAATATCCAAATGCTGGTGCAGGTGAAGCTAATAGGAAAACGGCATTGgaaaacgtgaaaaataatataaggtGGGCGGCTAATTACAAAGAAATCATAGAAGATtggataataaataacaaaactatataa
- the LOC130891601 gene encoding glutamyl aminopeptidase-like isoform X2, translated as MFHVLKAGKTKFSVFFSKNEIPKSTVSLGITTTIFGVDNTNLRKKVQNLEKEKISGQTNMNKYRLPDSVKPLLYDLYLYPDLKTGLFRGKVNITIDILSETDTISVHSNFLSIDSVKLSSESAIFTLEKTFELLNIKKSDNSIFKSGIENVEIEFNGDMKNRIVGLYTSSYKTSTGENRQIATSKFEPTYARQAFPCFDEPNLKAKYKVHLLKPKNNSYIALSNYPVASTEDYDEEHELVTFDETVSMSTYLSCFIVSDFDHTKTTFDNNGTMIPLKVYASPDNLYKTTYAAEIGKKVIEHYVNYFDIPYPLPKLDLVAIPDFVSGAMEHWGLVTFRETALLYTNTTHSTANKQRVATVIAHELAHSWFGNLVTMNWWNDLWLNEGFASYIEYKGALAAEPTWGMMEQFIISEMHSVLSLDATLSSHPIVQTVLTPDQITAIFDSISYNKGASILRMLEATVGEKIFQRGVKNYLNRHAYGNAVTKDLIEELQILYGNKLDVAEMLETFTVQMGYPILNVTVSGDIYTLTQKRFLIDPNATYNLNETKYRYKWSVPVTYVTDMGKSTEPILFKYNDDYITIKKPTGATWIKFNYDQIGYYRVNYPLSEWDNIIKNYDSLSKGDKTHLLEETFKIAEAGLLSYKVPLELSKKLKNERDYTPWSAGSNNLLSILNRLGSTKSEQESSFKDYLINIVTPAYKEFTWTENENDSHLNKLTRTVVISLACKAGYKDCLEQAEKKFDTWMKDRQFISPDLKSFVYIYGSTKASVETWNALLQIYQDENDASEKLKIMAGLCNVENVDLLKKLLEVTKNESIVRSQDYFDVLQTMSSNPIGTDLVWDFVRSNWQYLADRFTLNNRYLGSMIPTITSSFSTEEKLKEMEEFFEKYPNAGAGEANRKTALENVKNNIRWAANYKEIIEDWIINNKTI; from the exons atgtttcATGTATTGAAAG caggaaaaacaaaattttctgtatttttctcAAAGAATGAGATACCTAAAT CTACTGTGTCTTTGGGAATAACAACAACCATATTTGGTGTTGATAATactaatttaagaaaaaaagtacaaaatttagagaaagaaaaaatttctgGGCAGAccaatatgaataaatatagaTTACCTGACAGTGTCAAACCTCTATTGTATGATCTTTATCTTTACCCTGATTTAAAAACGGGACTTTTTAGAG GTAAAGTTAATATAACTATTGATATTTTATCAGAAACAGACACAATAAGTGTCCATAGCAATTTCTTATCCATTGATAGTGTTAAACTGTCATCAGAAAGTGCTATATTTACAttagaaaaaacatttgaattgctaaatattaagaaaagtgataattccatttttaaaaGCGGCatagaaaatgttgaaattgaatttaatggTGACATGAAAAATAGAATCGTCGGTCTGTATACGAGTTCTTACAAAACATCCACCGGTGAAAATAg GCAGATAGCAACTAGTAAATTTGAACCAACTTATGCTAGGCAAGCTTTCCCCTGTTTCGACGAACCAAATTTGAAAGCTAAATATAAAGTTCACCTTTTGAAACCAAAGAATAATTCCTATATAGCACTTTCGAATTATCCCGTAGCC AGTACCGAAGATTATGATGAAGAACACGAATTGGTTACTTTCGATGAAACGGTATCGATGTCGACGTACCTTTCTTGTTTCATCGTTTCCGATTTCGATCATACCAAAACGACTTTCGACAATAACGGCACGATGATACCCCTCAAAGTTTATGCTAGTCCggataatttatataaaactacGTACGCCGCGGAAATTGGAAAGAAAGTTATCGAACATTATGTCAACTATTTCGACATCCCTTATCCACTTCCAAAATTAG atTTAGTTGCCATTCCCGATTTTGTATCGGGTGCTATGGAACATTGGGGTCTTGTTACTTTTAGAGAAACGGCTCTCCTCTATACGAATACGACACATTCCACGGCTAATAAACAGAGAGTGGCTACGGTGATAGCTCACGAATTAGCTCACAGTTGGTTTGGGAATCTCG taaCTATGAATTGGTGGAATGATTTATGGTTAAATGAAGGATTCGCTTCctatattgaatataaaggaGCTTTAGCCGCCGAACCGACTTGGGGAATG ATGGAACAATTTATCATCTCTGAAATGCATTCGGTTTTATCTTTGGATGCAACCCTCAGTTCCCATCCGATCGTACAAACGGTATTAACACCCGATCAAATTACGGCAATATTCGACTCAATTTCTTATAATAAA GGAGCTTCGATTTTGAGAATGTTGGAAGCAACCGTAGGAGAAAAAATCTTCCAACGAGGAGTGAAGAACTATTTGAATAGACATGCCTACGGTAATGCCGTTACCAAAGATCTAATAGAggaattacaaattttatacggCAATAAACTCGACGTGGCCGAAATGTTGGAAACTTTTACTGTTCAAATGGGATATCCGATTTTGAATGTTACCGTTTCCGGAGATATATATACGTTAACTCAAAAGAGGTTCTTGATCGATCCTAATGCAACTTATAATTTAAACGAAACGAAATATAG ATACAAATGGTCAGTTCCAGTTACTTATGTGACCGATATGGGTAAATCGACCGAAcccattttattcaaatataacgATGATTACA TTACGATAAAGAAACCGACGGGAGCTACTTGGATCAAATTTAATTACGATCAGATCGGATATTATCGCGTGAATTATCCTCTATCGGAATGGGATAACATAATAAAGAATTACGATTCGCTTAGTAAGGGAGATAAAACGCATCTATTGgaagaaacttttaaaatagcCGAAGCCGGTTTATTAAGTTATAAGGTTCCATTGGAATtgagtaaaaaattgaaaaacgaaCGAGATTATACGCCTTGGAGTGCCGGATCCAATAATTTGCTATCGATTTTAAATCGACTCGGAAGTACAAAATCCGAACAAGAATCGTCATTTAAG gATTATCTGATTAATATTGTAACCCCCGCTTATAAAGAATTCACCTGgactgaaaatgaaaatgatagtCATCTTAACAa attaacTAGAACTGTAGTTATAAGCTTAGCTTGTAAAGCGGGTTATAAAGATTGTTTGGAACAAgccgaaaaaaaatttgatacctGGATGAAAGATAGGCAATTTATATCACCGGATTTGAAGAGTTTCGTCTATATCTATG gatCGACAAAAGCTTCAGTAGAAACATGGAACGCCTTGTTGCAAATTTATCAAGACGAAAATGATGCatcggaaaaattaaaaataatggcTGGTTTATGCAATGTCGAAAACgtagatttattaaaaaa attaCTGGAAGTTACCAAAAACGAAAGCATCGTCAGGAGTCAAGATTATTTTGATGTATTACAAACAATGTCTTCCAATCCAATAGGAACTGATCTTGTATGGGATTTTgtaag GTCAAATTGGCAATATTTAGCTGATAGATTCACGCTGAATAATAGATATTTGGGTAGTATGATCCCTACGATAACATCAAGTTTTTCTACGgaggaaaaattaaaagag ATGGAAGAATTCTTTGAGAAATATCCAAATGCTGGTGCAGGTGAAGCTAATAGGAAAACGGCATTGgaaaacgtgaaaaataatataaggtGGGCGGCTAATTACAAAGAAATCATAGAAGATtggataataaataacaaaactatataa